In Pirellulales bacterium, the genomic window GGCAGCAGCGCCTGCAGCTGCCTCCGCCAGGTCGATGGCCGGATTGGAGGCGGCCGGCGATGCAGCCTTTGGCGCGTGCCGCTGCTGGACCAGCCAGGCGACGTAGCGCAGCAGGTCGACGTGCCGGGCGTCGCCAATTCGCATGCCGGCGCGGGTGCGATGTCGACGCAACGCAGGTTCGCCGATCACCTCGCCCAGCGGGGTTGAATTGAGCACGCGGCACAGCTCGCCGGGGCGGACTTTTCGGGGGTCAATCACGTTCCATCTCCCGCACGAGCCAGGCTGCGTAATGGACCAGGTTGATCGTGCCGTCGGCGTTGGCTGGCGCACCGGCCGCAAGATCGGCCTGCAGGGCAACCACGGACACCCCTTGGCCGCCGGCCCGGCTGAGCATCTGGGCGAGGTCCGCCGGCACCAGCGCGCTGGGGTTCAATCCGCCTGTTGGCAGTGTGGCATCAGGGTTTCTGGCCATGATTCAGACGATCCTTAAGCAGCCGAAGCTTCTCCAACACGGGCCTGACAATTCGCTGGATGTGTCGGGCCACTCGAGGTAACTGGTGGGTCGTCCGGCCTGCGGCAGCCGGGCCCGCGTTGCACCGCCGCAGATTCCCGCAGGAGACGAACGATGAGCGCCAAGACGACTCAACCCAAGTCCAAGAAGGCCGCCAAGCCCGAAACGAAGAAGCCGGACGCGAAGCAGGCCCCCGCGACGAAGGCCGCCAAGCCCGCCAAAGAAAAGCGCGCCAGCGCCATCGACGCTGCGATTCGTGTCTTGAGCGAATCGAAGGAGCCGATGAACGCCCGAGAGATGATCGAGGCGATGGCAGCGAAGGGCTATTGGTCGAGTCCCAACGGCCAGACGCCGCACGCCACGCTCTATAGCGCGATCCTGCGGGAGATCGCCACCAAGGGGAATCAGGCCCGGTTCAAGAAGACCGATCGCGGGCGGTTCACCGTGGCCTAGCGCTCCGCTTGGCGTCCAAATCGCCCACGAGGCCCGACGGCGGGCCTCTTTCTCGTGGCTGGCCAAATTGGTCGCCCGTCGAACGACGCCGCCACAGGGGGCCAACGTGGCCACGACGGTGGAATAAAGCGAGCCGTTGTCTCCTTGGCGCGCCGCGGAAGAGGGCGCTGCGGTCGAGGCGCATTTGTCACGTCGCCGTGTCGGTGCTACAATGGTATACCATTGGTAGATCAACTCCCGGAGGAACCTAGGATGATCAAGAACCTCGTCAAGCACGGTAACAGCTGGGCCCTGGTCATCGACCGGCCCATTCTCGATCTGCTGAAGATCAGTCCCGAGGCGCCGTTGGAAATCACCACCGACGGCCGCGCCATGATCGTGGCGCCGGTGGGAACCTCTCCCAACAAGGATCGCGTCCGGGCGGCGCGGCGGAAGATCAACGCGAAGCATGCCAAGGCTTTCAAGAAGTTGGCGGAGTAACTTCAAGTGCCTCAGTTTCTGATGTTGGATGACGTGTTGGAGACGCACGCCCAGCAGATTGCGAATTACGGGGGCTCGGAGGGCCTGCGTGACGTGGGCTTGCTGCTGTCGGCCGTCGCGCAGCCGGAGGCGACGTTTGGGGGGCAGTATCTGCACCGCGACCTGTTTGAAATGGCCGCTGCCTATCTGTTTCACCTGGTGCAGAACCATCCGTTCGTTGACGGCAACAAACGGGTCGGCTTGGAGGCCGCCTTGCTGTTCCTGGAAATCAATGGCCACTCGATCGAGGCCACCGACGACCTGTTGGTCGACCTGGTGCTGAAGACGGCCCAGGGGCAAGCGTCCAAGCCGCAGATCGCGGAGTTCTTTCGCGCGCGTGCTCATCCGGCACCTCAGGACGACGATTGAACGAGCTGCGAAGCTCGCTGGGCCTTCTTGCCCGTGAACTTCTCGAACCGCTCGACGATCACGTCGCAATACAGCGGGTCGAGTTCCATCAAGAACGCCTTACGGCCGGTCTGCTCCGCTGCGATCAGCGTCGAACCGGAGCCGCCGAACAGGTCGAGCACGTTCTCGCCGGGCCGCGATGAATAGTTCATCGCGCGCACGGCCAGCTCGACCGGCTTCTCGGTTAAGTGCACCATCGATTGCGGGTTGACCTTCTTGACCGACCACACGTCGGTCGCGTTGTTCGGGCCCAAGAACACGTGCGCCGCCCCTTCGCGCCAACCGTAAAAGCACCACTCGTGGTTGCCCATGAAGTCTTTGCGGGTCAGCACCGGATGCTCTTTGACCCAGATGATGGCCTGCGAGAAATAGAGCTGGCAGGCCTTCAGCACCGGCGGGTAGTTGGCGCAGTTGGCATAGCCGCCCCAGATGTAGAACCCGCGCCCCGGGGCCAGCACCCTCGCCAGGTTGCCGAACCAGGCCGCCAGCAGCCGATCGAACTGGTCATCGCTGACGAAATCGTTCGCTGGGAGCTCGCCATTCAGTGAAGGCGCGATAGCTTCGGGCGATTTACGCTACCCCATGCTGAAACAAACAACGAGACCTCTGGATGGCTCTGTTCTCATGGCGCACGTCGGAAAACCCACCTGGCGACCCCATACCCTGAATGCGGCAGTGCTGCGACGGTCTCAGTGCGCGCGGCCGAAGCTGCCGGACGTAGGACGGGTGCCAAGGTCGCCCCTCGAACTATCTCATGCGGCCGGGTAGCCTGGTGAGATGAATCGTGCGGGATACTCAGCCTCGATCGAATCGTTTCTCGATTCGCCGACCGATGCCATCCTGGGCCAACTCGTTGAGCGCAGCGACTTCGCAATCGAACTTCCTCAACGTGATGCTTGGATCAGTGAAGTGCATCTCCTCCGTAACGTGCTCGGCGATTACCGCCAGCGCGGAGCCGTATACTTTGAGTTTTCTGTTCCACGCCTTGGCAAGCGAATCGATGTCCTTGCTATCATCGACCACGTAGTGTTCGTGCTCGAGTTCAAGGTCGGAGAGCGCCAATTCACTTCGCGTGGCATTGAACAAGTGTACGACTATGCTCTCGACCTGAAGAACTTCCACGAGTCCAGCCACAGCTGCTTCGTCGCGCCCGTGCTTATTGCGACAGAAGCCCCGCCGATATATCCGGTGCCCGCGATGGCACATCAGAAAGATCGGCTTCTGTATCCCGTATCCACTTCACCCGAGTTGCTTAGCGATGTCATCCGTACTGTGCTCGACATCGCCGATGCGCCTGCTATCGATATCAGCGAGTGGGAGCGCGGCCGCTATTGCCCGACGCCAACCATTATCGAGGCTGCGACGGCCCTCTACCGTGGTCACTCGGTCGCTGACATTTCGCGAAGTGATGCCAGTGCCACGAACCTTTCAGTCACCTCCGATGCTATCTCACGAATTATTGTTGAAGCGCAGGCGCGTACGCGCAAGTCCATCTGTTTCGTGACGGGAGTTCCCGGCGCCGGCAAGACGCTGGTCGGCTTAAATGTCGCGACGCAATACACGGACAAGGACTCAGACTTGTACAGTGTCTTCCTCTCGGGCAATGGCCCACTTGTCGCGATCCTTCGCGAAGCGCTCGCACGTGACAAGGTGCAACGCGAAAGAGAGCATGGGAGAATTGTGGGCAAGGGTGCGGCGCGCAGCGAAGTTAAGGCCTTCATCCAGAATGTGCACCACTTTCGCGACGACTGCCTCGTCGACCAGGGTCGGCCACCCGTAGAGCACGTTGCACTCTTCGATGAAGCCCAGCGGGCGTGGAATCTTGATCAGACGTCCAAGTTCATGAGACAGAAAAAGGGACGGACGAACTTCAGCATGTCTGAGCCCGAGTTTCTGATCTCCTGCCTCGACCGACATCGAGATTGGGCGGTCATGGTCTGCCTCGTCGGTGGCGGCCAAGAAA contains:
- a CDS encoding winged helix-turn-helix domain-containing protein, which produces MSAKTTQPKSKKAAKPETKKPDAKQAPATKAAKPAKEKRASAIDAAIRVLSESKEPMNAREMIEAMAAKGYWSSPNGQTPHATLYSAILREIATKGNQARFKKTDRGRFTVA
- a CDS encoding type II toxin-antitoxin system death-on-curing family toxin — encoded protein: MPQFLMLDDVLETHAQQIANYGGSEGLRDVGLLLSAVAQPEATFGGQYLHRDLFEMAAAYLFHLVQNHPFVDGNKRVGLEAALLFLEINGHSIEATDDLLVDLVLKTAQGQASKPQIAEFFRARAHPAPQDDD
- a CDS encoding DUF2075 domain-containing protein, encoding MNRAGYSASIESFLDSPTDAILGQLVERSDFAIELPQRDAWISEVHLLRNVLGDYRQRGAVYFEFSVPRLGKRIDVLAIIDHVVFVLEFKVGERQFTSRGIEQVYDYALDLKNFHESSHSCFVAPVLIATEAPPIYPVPAMAHQKDRLLYPVSTSPELLSDVIRTVLDIADAPAIDISEWERGRYCPTPTIIEAATALYRGHSVADISRSDASATNLSVTSDAISRIIVEAQARTRKSICFVTGVPGAGKTLVGLNVATQYTDKDSDLYSVFLSGNGPLVAILREALARDKVQREREHGRIVGKGAARSEVKAFIQNVHHFRDDCLVDQGRPPVEHVALFDEAQRAWNLDQTSKFMRQKKGRTNFSMSEPEFLISCLDRHRDWAVMVCLVGGGQEINTGEAGISEWIESVTRSYNHWHVHISSRLTDSEYAAGQLLERVAALPRVSICDELHLGVSMRSFRSENVSLLVKQILDLDADAAAQTLSSVHERYPIVLTRSLPAAKQWLRSMARGSERYGIVVSSQAQRLKPYAIDVRSPMDPVHWFLDGKEDVRSSYYLEDVATEFHVQGLELDYACVAWDADFRHVGHGWEHWSFVGERWNRIRKPERQFYLKNAYRVLLTRARQGMVIVVPEGEPTDPTRHGSYYDSTYDYLRRIGFEIL